A stretch of Patagioenas fasciata isolate bPatFas1 chromosome 4, bPatFas1.hap1, whole genome shotgun sequence DNA encodes these proteins:
- the BTC gene encoding probetacellulin, with product MEAAAAPAAPGGGPGPLLLCLALASGLAFFSCVGADTNVTAGHGTDGLSCSAAESCTGNVTQLRRQGHFSRCPEEYKHYCVKGRCRFLVAEKAPACVCEQGYTGARCERVDIFYLRGDQGQIVIISLIAAIVTLIIFVVCACLCSHHCRKQRRKRKAEEMETLNKNLPSKSEDALDTDTA from the exons ATGGAggcagcggcggccccggcggccccGGGTGGCGGTCCCGGTcccctgctgctctgcctggccctCGCCTCCG GTTTGGCGTTTTTCAGCTGCGTGGGCGCCGACACCAATGTCACCGCTGGCCATGGCACGGATGGGCTCTCCTGCAGCGCGGCCGAGAGCTGCACAG GTAATGTGACACAGCTGCGACGGCAAGGTCACTTCTCCAGGTGCCCGGAGGAGTACAAGCACTACTGCGTCAAAGGGAGATGCCGATTCCTTGTGGCCGAGAAGGCGCCAGCTTGCGT GTGTGAGCAAGGGTACACAGGGGCTCGCTGCGAGAGGGTGGACATCTTCTACCTGCGGGGTGACCAGGGACAGATCGTCATCATCTCCTTGATCGCAGCCATCgtcaccctcatcatctttgtcgTCTGCGCCTGCCTCTGCAGTCA TCACTGTCGGAAGCAGCGGAGGAAGAGAAAGGCAGAAGAGATGGAGACACTAAACAAGAATTTGCCTTCCAAAAGTGAGGACGCGCTGGACACGGACACGGCGTGA
- the LOC136101446 gene encoding extracellular matrix organizing protein FRAS1-like: MPRWRGSENPSSSLRTVPARSGVCGPVCRRRRQREGAGAERHGPRAAGPAALKQRSRGKAARALGARAAPASPFASFSARVRFPIPIAFQQTNRPAPLACSLNTEFQLCNNEKVFLTDPTQSEMSVADYKGVFSKGQILYGRVLWNPEQNLNAAYKLQLEKVYLCTGKDGHVPFFDPTGTVCDEGPQYGCIQPNKHLKHRFLLLDRTQPEVTDQYFQDVPFDAHFASDLAEFRSVSSAPGVDGFTLRVDALYQESVKGQRLNGGVKAQNDPHDGTEV, encoded by the exons ATGCCCCGGTGGAGAGGGAGCGAAAATCCAAGCAGCTCTTTGCG gacggtcccagcgcGGTCGGGGGTTTGTGGTCCCGTGTGCCGGCGGCGACGGCAGCGGGAAGGGGCAGGGGCTGAGCGCCACGGCCCACGGGCGGCTGGACCGGCGGCGCTGAAGCAGAGGAGCAGGGGGAAAGCAGCGCGGGCGCTCGGGGCGcgggcagccccagcctctcctTTTGCCTCTTTTAGTGCCCGTGTCAGGTTCCCGATCCCCATCGCCTTCCAGCAGACGAACCGCCCGGCTCCCCTCGCCTGCTCCCTGAACACGGAGTTCCAGCTCTGCAACAACGAGAAGGTGTTTCTGACGGATCCCACCCAGTCCGAAATGTCTGTGGCAGATTACAAAGGGGTTTTTTCAAAGG GGCAAATCCTGTACGGCCGCGTGCTCTGGAACCCCGAACAGAACCTGAACGCCGCCTACAAGCTGCAGCTGGAAAAGGTCTATCTGTGCACGGGCAAGGACGGGCACGTGCCTTTCTTCGACCCCACCGGCACCGTCTGTGACGAGGGGCCCCAGTACGGCTGCATCCAGCCCAACAAGCACCTGAAGCACCGATTTCTGCTCTTG GACCGAACCCAGCCCGAGGTGACCGATCAGTATTTCCAGGACGTGCCTTTCGACGCCCACTTCGCTTCCGACCTGGCCGAGTTCCGCTCCGTCAGCAGCGCGCCCGGAGTCGACGGCTTCACGCTCAGGGTGGACGCTCTCTACCAG GAGTCAGTAAAGGGGCAGCGGCTGAACGGGGGAGTCAAAGCGCAGAACGATCCGCACGACGGGACGGAAGTTTAA
- the PARM1 gene encoding prostate androgen-regulated mucin-like protein 1 → MGCSCRLFLALLLLPAGLGDDSSVSPLVPSSPPSPPVGTGSRDLALPAPAPGQPSVPTSRGPAGEGVISRPAEGGGHNATPTAAPSPAPTSITAADGPSITSSASSVPPTSETAPGPRTANTASSARGTTDMGASPSPTGVPASSSPSLPTSDLHSSPGTVLSPTPVVLASPGTTQPPALTEDVPSLGTLAMASSLAVEPTSPPVTVASPTTAEATGKTTLSTGVTMEEVPRALNAGSIVAITATVIVVVVLVFGAAAYLKIRHSSYGRLLDDHDYGSWGNYNNPLYDDS, encoded by the exons ATGGGCTGTTCCTGCCGCCTCTTcctcgccctcctcctcctcccggcag gACTGGGCGATGACTCCTCagtgtcaccccttgtccccagcagccCTCCCTCCCCCCCGGTGGGGACAGGCTCCAGGGACTTGGCTTTGCCCGCGCCAGCTCCTGGCCAGCCCTCAGTGCCCACGTCCAGGGGACCTGCTGGAGAAGGGGTGATCTCCAGGCCAGCAGAGGGGGGTGGCCACAATGCCACCCCCACGGCGGCACcatcccctgctcccacctccatcACCGCAGCGGACGGCCCATCCATCACCTCCAGCGCCAGCTCAGTGCCACCAACCTCGGAGACAGCCCCAGGTCCACGGACAGCAAATACCGCCAGCTCGGCGAGAGGCACGACGGATATGGGGGCATCTCCCAGCCCTACGGGTGTCCCTGCGTCCTCCTCACCCTCCCTCCCCACCAGCGATCTGCACTCATCCCCTGGGACGGTTTTGTCCCCAACACCTGTTGTCCTTGCGAGccctggcaccacccagccgccGGCGCTGACGGAGGATGTCCCTTCCCTGGGGACGCTGGCCATGGCGTCAAGCCTGGCCGTGGAGCCAACGTCCCCCCCAGTGACTGTGGCCAGTCCCACCACAGCCGAGGCCACCGGCAAAACCACCCTCTCCACCGGGGTCACCATGGAAGAGGTCCCACGCGCCTTGAATGCAG GGAGCATCGTGGCCATCACCGCGACCGTCATCgtggtggtggtgctggttttcgGGGCCGCAGCGTACCTCAAGATCAG GCACTCGTCCTACGGCCGGCTGCTGGACGACCACGACTACGGCTCCTGGGGCAACTACAACAACCCTCTCTACGACGACTCCTAG